From a single Lactococcus carnosus genomic region:
- a CDS encoding ABC transporter ATP-binding protein — protein MLVLNNIYKKYQDKVILEDICLTLNNGIYGLLGANGAGKTTLMKMICGVIKPSSGYIHYDGEAMGSGQSQLIDCLGYLPQDFSYYPEFTAYEFITYMATLKGMSRSDFEKQGHSLLQMVGLDTVKHAKIKSFSGGMKQRLGIAQALLGDPKVLILDEPTVGLDPKERIRFRNLISSLSKDKIIILSTHIIGDIDAVADEILILKKGILLEQATPQLLLEKIDNQVWEVEVEIDLADKLKASYIISNQKVVNNRLMLRIVSSVSPIEGAHHVQANLEDLYLYYFPNIGES, from the coding sequence TTGTTAGTATTAAACAATATTTATAAAAAATATCAGGATAAAGTCATTCTAGAAGATATCTGTTTAACTTTAAACAATGGTATCTATGGCTTACTTGGTGCGAATGGAGCTGGCAAAACGACGCTGATGAAAATGATTTGTGGCGTGATCAAACCAAGCTCTGGTTATATCCACTATGATGGTGAAGCGATGGGAAGTGGTCAAAGTCAACTCATTGATTGTCTGGGCTATTTACCTCAAGATTTTAGCTACTACCCTGAGTTTACCGCCTATGAATTCATCACCTATATGGCTACTTTAAAAGGAATGAGCAGAAGTGATTTTGAGAAGCAGGGCCACTCTCTTTTACAGATGGTGGGACTGGACACAGTAAAACATGCTAAAATAAAGTCCTTCTCTGGTGGGATGAAACAAAGATTAGGCATTGCCCAAGCGCTTTTAGGGGACCCTAAAGTTTTAATTCTGGATGAGCCAACCGTTGGTCTGGATCCCAAGGAAAGAATTCGCTTTCGTAATCTAATCAGTTCCTTGTCCAAAGATAAGATCATTATTCTATCAACGCATATTATTGGTGATATCGATGCAGTGGCAGACGAGATACTTATTCTTAAAAAGGGCATCCTGCTTGAGCAGGCGACACCCCAATTATTATTAGAGAAAATAGACAACCAAGTTTGGGAAGTTGAAGTGGAGATAGACCTTGCTGATAAACTCAAAGCATCATACATTATTAGCAATCAAAAAGTTGTCAATAATCGACTGATGCTACGGATTGTATCAAGTGTTTCGCCTATTGAGGGTGCCCATCATGTGCAAGCTAATCTGGAAGACTTGTATCTTTATTATTTTCCAAATATAGGAGAAAGTTAA